Proteins from a genomic interval of Nitrospinaceae bacterium:
- a CDS encoding 6-carboxytetrahydropterin synthase: MMEITRREEFSAAHRLYNPEFSDEKNQALYGLCANPHYHGHNYVLEVTLRGPVDPDTGMTFNLADLKSTVRREIIDEVDHKNLNEDAAQFMENRIPTAENIAISIWERLKAHIEGALLYRVRLYENERNFVDYYGEK, from the coding sequence ATGATGGAGATTACTCGCCGTGAGGAGTTTAGTGCGGCGCACCGCTTATATAACCCCGAATTTTCAGACGAGAAGAACCAGGCTCTTTATGGTTTGTGCGCCAATCCCCACTACCATGGACATAATTATGTGCTCGAAGTGACCCTTCGTGGCCCTGTGGACCCGGATACGGGAATGACTTTCAACCTTGCAGATCTTAAATCGACTGTGCGCCGAGAAATCATAGACGAGGTTGATCATAAAAATTTGAATGAAGATGCGGCCCAATTCATGGAAAACCGCATTCCGACAGCGGAAAATATCGCCATATCAATCTGGGAGCGCCTCAAAGCCCATATCGAGGGCGCTCTTCTCTACCGAGTGCGTTTATACGAGAACGAGCGGAATTTTGTTGATTATTACGGAGAGAAATAG
- a CDS encoding motility protein A: MSTAIGIFVGGGLLFYAILSQGGIAIFYDPGSLMIVGGGTLAAILISFPLQRVVGVFRILKNVFGREISDASAYIAMVVRLAHKARKESILSLQEDAKNVNNRIMRMGLQLVIDGQPPEIVRAVLETELDGLYSRHDEGARIFKSMGRYSPAFGLIGTLIGLVSMLRSLSGGTENLGPGMAVALITTFYGALFSNLFFLPMADKLENRSEKEVQQIRIVIEGILMIQEGGNPRLIEQKLNAYLEPDQRIQHFERMLRREKGAQAEGG; this comes from the coding sequence GTGTCCACTGCAATAGGAATTTTTGTGGGTGGAGGTCTGCTCTTTTATGCGATCTTGTCCCAGGGCGGCATCGCCATTTTCTACGATCCCGGTTCGCTCATGATCGTTGGCGGGGGCACGCTTGCGGCTATCCTTATCTCCTTTCCCCTTCAGCGCGTGGTTGGCGTGTTCAGAATTCTAAAAAATGTTTTTGGCCGGGAAATTTCCGATGCCAGTGCCTATATCGCTATGGTCGTCAGGCTGGCGCACAAGGCGAGAAAAGAATCGATACTCAGCCTTCAAGAAGACGCAAAGAACGTCAACAACCGCATCATGCGCATGGGGCTTCAGCTCGTCATCGACGGCCAACCGCCCGAGATTGTGCGTGCTGTTCTCGAAACTGAACTCGACGGTCTTTATTCGCGTCACGATGAGGGTGCCAGAATTTTTAAATCCATGGGTCGCTACTCTCCCGCATTTGGTCTAATCGGAACGCTGATCGGTCTGGTTTCGATGTTGCGCTCTCTTTCGGGTGGAACGGAAAATCTTGGCCCGGGTATGGCGGTCGCTCTTATAACAACTTTTTACGGGGCTCTTTTTTCGAATCTGTTTTTTCTCCCCATGGCGGACAAGCTGGAAAATCGCTCCGAGAAGGAAGTCCAGCAGATTCGTATTGTCATCGAAGGAATTTTGATGATTCAAGAGGGCGGAAACCCCCGTTTAATAGAGCAAAAACTCAACGCATATCTTGAGCCCGATCAGCGGATACAGCATTTCGAGCGCATGCTCCGCCGCGAAAAGGGTGCTCAGGCAGAGGGCGGATAA
- a CDS encoding OmpA family protein: MTAQPPERKIDPPAEWLMTFGDMMALLLTFFVLLIGISSPDPGKFDKAMKSIADSLGAAPVSTETLMVAEKESEASFENLGSQVSDVINEGNMQDVVEVEVNEKGIVLNIVGGALFKAGQARVSKGIKPLILEVGLMVKKLPYKIIVEGHTDNTKSKKGGRYPSNWELSAARAAAVVRVMTEEAGVDPGRFSAIGYAQFRPLYAQTKANRAKNRRVEIIISREGQES; this comes from the coding sequence ATGACCGCTCAACCTCCAGAAAGAAAAATTGATCCGCCAGCAGAATGGCTCATGACCTTCGGGGACATGATGGCTCTTTTGTTGACGTTTTTCGTGCTTCTAATCGGCATATCGAGTCCCGATCCCGGTAAATTTGATAAGGCGATGAAGTCCATCGCCGACTCCCTGGGCGCGGCACCCGTATCGACAGAGACGTTGATGGTCGCCGAAAAAGAGTCCGAGGCTTCATTCGAGAATCTGGGCAGCCAGGTCAGTGATGTCATTAACGAGGGCAACATGCAGGATGTTGTCGAGGTCGAGGTTAATGAGAAGGGAATCGTTTTAAACATCGTAGGGGGTGCTCTTTTCAAGGCGGGCCAGGCGAGAGTGTCCAAGGGCATCAAGCCGTTGATTCTCGAAGTGGGTCTGATGGTGAAAAAGCTGCCTTACAAAATAATTGTCGAGGGTCATACCGACAACACCAAGAGCAAGAAGGGCGGGCGCTACCCTTCGAATTGGGAACTTTCAGCGGCGAGAGCGGCGGCGGTTGTCCGTGTAATGACAGAGGAGGCGGGTGTCGACCCCGGAAGATTCTCGGCAATTGGTTATGCCCAGTTCCGACCGTTGTATGCACAGACAAAAGCGAACAGAGCTAAGAACCGGAGGGTGGAGATTATTATCTCTAGAGAGGGGCAGGAAAGTTGA
- a CDS encoding PilZ domain-containing protein, with the protein MSEPNALGSFEDTYNFGQKVSSDRSVPRVAVSFPVRFTMISEKEYEQMSPVYIASPTSERQGLGDVPEGGQSPLKAESGTLAGEILERLDIIEKKLDYLLGIENSGEGPRIEEMSGEVGYIRDISEAGLLLAAHHVYTLGGCLNVEIKTEIPYPLKFNALCRIVRLLPPGDSSIYEMGCEFSAIHEKDLEKVNSFVYRRQRELTRIRQTG; encoded by the coding sequence ATGTCCGAGCCGAATGCCCTCGGAAGTTTTGAGGATACGTACAATTTCGGTCAAAAAGTTTCCTCTGATCGTTCTGTGCCCCGTGTGGCGGTGTCTTTTCCCGTTCGTTTTACGATGATTTCGGAAAAAGAATATGAGCAAATGTCCCCAGTTTATATAGCTTCTCCGACGAGTGAGCGTCAGGGGTTGGGTGATGTGCCGGAAGGGGGTCAATCACCTCTCAAGGCCGAGTCTGGGACATTGGCTGGCGAGATTTTGGAGCGGCTCGATATTATCGAGAAAAAACTGGACTATCTCCTTGGTATCGAAAATTCGGGAGAGGGGCCCCGAATCGAGGAAATGTCAGGAGAAGTAGGATATATCCGTGATATTTCAGAGGCTGGATTGCTTCTCGCCGCGCATCATGTGTACACCCTTGGGGGATGCCTGAATGTCGAAATTAAAACGGAAATTCCATACCCATTGAAATTCAACGCTTTATGCCGTATTGTACGCTTGTTGCCACCTGGGGACAGTAGTATATATGAAATGGGATGTGAATTTTCCGCTATTCACGAAAAGGACCTCGAGAAGGTAAACTCTTTCGTGTACAGGCGGCAAAGAGAATTGACGCGGATTCGGCAAACCGGCTGA
- a CDS encoding PilZ domain-containing protein — translation MANENLDSIGSDSGQARGAARTAERFPIEYELITDKEVEILRPMYLEARTAERVDGPAGAIGGADAFLAMGVPQAQIMMYQQTMRAFKSLEDKLDDVLKAMGTDSSDDKKANKAMCVDLSSGGMRMITAQKVKRGALAKLTLTLPPLHPVIVVAVGKIVKASPIRLSSGKRAMETAIAFEVINENDREEIVAYSFKRQRQEAARAASSQDDDDY, via the coding sequence ATGGCCAATGAAAATCTTGATTCAATAGGATCTGACAGCGGGCAAGCGCGAGGCGCCGCCCGGACAGCCGAAAGGTTTCCTATCGAGTATGAACTTATTACCGATAAGGAAGTCGAGATTCTCCGGCCAATGTATCTTGAGGCCCGCACTGCCGAGCGGGTTGACGGTCCGGCGGGAGCCATCGGCGGGGCCGATGCGTTTCTTGCAATGGGAGTTCCCCAGGCGCAGATTATGATGTACCAGCAGACCATGCGTGCCTTTAAGTCGCTTGAAGACAAGCTTGACGATGTGCTCAAAGCGATGGGAACAGATTCTAGCGATGATAAAAAGGCGAACAAGGCGATGTGTGTAGATCTTTCCTCTGGTGGAATGAGAATGATTACCGCCCAGAAGGTCAAGCGCGGAGCCTTGGCGAAGCTGACGTTAACGCTTCCGCCGCTACATCCCGTGATTGTCGTGGCGGTTGGGAAAATCGTGAAGGCAAGCCCAATTCGCCTTTCCTCGGGCAAACGAGCTATGGAGACGGCCATTGCATTTGAGGTTATCAACGAAAACGATCGCGAAGAGATTGTCGCCTACAGCTTTAAACGCCAGCGCCAAGAGGCGGCTAGGGCGGCTAGTTCCCAGGATGATGACGACTACTAG
- a CDS encoding 2Fe-2S iron-sulfur cluster binding domain-containing protein translates to MLPTIQIKDIDVVHEADVGTTILEANLENDIEHANDCGGNCACSTCKVMVISGGEILSDQSEDERDTLDAYGWDPDEYRLSCQCVIEGGGVVVIEFPEPE, encoded by the coding sequence ATCTTGCCAACGATTCAGATTAAAGATATCGATGTGGTGCACGAAGCCGACGTCGGGACCACTATACTGGAAGCGAATCTTGAAAATGACATCGAACATGCAAACGACTGCGGTGGAAATTGCGCCTGCTCAACCTGCAAGGTGATGGTCATCTCTGGCGGGGAAATTTTGTCAGATCAAAGCGAGGATGAGCGTGACACCCTGGATGCCTATGGGTGGGATCCAGACGAGTATCGCCTGTCGTGTCAGTGTGTCATCGAAGGCGGGGGCGTGGTGGTTATCGAGTTCCCAGAGCCTGAGTAA
- a CDS encoding threonylcarbamoyl-AMP synthase — translation MAEIIPIEIDAPLDAAVRRAAEVLREGAVIALPTDTLWGLCAKAGDAEGIEKLYKAKGREDEKGAPVIIGLMNQLALLTKPLHEKIRENLYALWPGPLTLIFEAGEEVPPLLAEGGGIAARYPAQPLCQALARAAGPFAATSANPPGKAPFASATEIAAHFGDKISLILDGGAIEGEAPSTVVDLRGDAPVLIREGAFDFEKVIRVWEDD, via the coding sequence ATGGCGGAAATTATCCCCATCGAAATCGATGCACCACTCGATGCCGCCGTGCGACGCGCCGCCGAGGTGTTGCGCGAAGGAGCGGTCATCGCGCTTCCCACCGATACGCTATGGGGTCTTTGCGCAAAAGCGGGGGATGCCGAGGGGATAGAAAAACTCTACAAAGCCAAAGGCCGGGAGGATGAAAAAGGTGCGCCCGTGATTATCGGCCTAATGAATCAGCTCGCCCTTTTGACAAAACCGCTTCACGAGAAGATACGGGAAAACCTCTATGCCCTATGGCCGGGGCCGTTGACACTCATTTTCGAGGCAGGAGAGGAGGTTCCACCCCTGCTTGCCGAGGGCGGCGGAATTGCAGCTCGCTACCCGGCGCAACCGCTATGCCAAGCGCTTGCTCGCGCGGCTGGCCCTTTTGCAGCAACTAGCGCCAATCCACCCGGCAAGGCGCCCTTTGCGAGCGCCACCGAAATCGCAGCACATTTTGGCGATAAAATCAGTCTGATTCTCGACGGTGGCGCAATAGAGGGCGAGGCACCCTCAACGGTGGTTGATCTTCGAGGCGATGCGCCCGTGTTGATTCGAGAGGGCGCTTTTGATTTCGAGAAAGTCATCCGGGTCTGGGAGGATGACTAA
- the purE gene encoding 5-(carboxyamino)imidazole ribonucleotide mutase, translating into MKKIKVGIVMGSASDLPAMEAAADALEELGVGSEMRVLSAHRTPEEVHDYVNAAPGRGIRVLIAGAGMSAHLAGVVGAATDLPVIGVPMDASSLGGLDALLSTVQMPPGIPVATMGIGKAGARNAGLFAARILALEDEALAKRYRKLVEGQRAKVLKADAELQKKRAGKSKKPSSRK; encoded by the coding sequence ATGAAAAAAATTAAGGTGGGCATCGTAATGGGAAGCGCCTCGGATCTTCCCGCAATGGAGGCGGCGGCCGATGCACTTGAAGAGCTCGGTGTGGGCAGCGAGATGCGGGTGCTCTCGGCCCACAGGACACCCGAGGAGGTTCACGATTATGTGAACGCCGCCCCTGGGCGGGGGATTCGCGTACTCATCGCCGGGGCGGGCATGTCTGCCCATCTTGCCGGGGTGGTCGGCGCTGCCACGGATCTTCCCGTTATCGGGGTGCCGATGGACGCCTCCTCGCTAGGCGGGCTCGACGCCCTTCTCTCGACGGTGCAGATGCCGCCCGGCATTCCGGTGGCCACGATGGGTATTGGCAAGGCCGGGGCACGAAACGCCGGTCTCTTTGCGGCGAGAATCCTCGCGCTAGAGGACGAGGCCCTGGCCAAGCGCTACCGCAAGCTCGTCGAGGGCCAGCGCGCCAAAGTGCTCAAGGCGGATGCCGAGCTCCAGAAAAAACGCGCGGGCAAATCCAAAAAACCCAGCTCCCGGAAGTAA
- a CDS encoding reactive intermediate/imine deaminase (has endoribonuclease activity on mRNA), with product MEKKVIHTDKASSGKVPLSQAIVAGGWLFCSGQLPMDPATGEIVPGGVAEQTRQVIENLKAVCEEAGTSLANAVKVTIFMADLGDLKEMNDVFESYFGVVDPPARTTFQAGGIIAGAKLEIELTAFMP from the coding sequence ATGGAAAAAAAGGTGATACACACCGACAAGGCCTCATCGGGCAAGGTGCCTCTTTCTCAGGCCATCGTAGCCGGAGGCTGGCTCTTTTGCTCGGGACAGCTTCCCATGGACCCGGCGACAGGCGAAATCGTCCCTGGTGGGGTGGCCGAGCAAACCAGACAGGTAATCGAGAACCTCAAAGCCGTCTGTGAGGAGGCGGGAACCTCGCTTGCCAATGCAGTGAAGGTGACTATTTTCATGGCTGATCTTGGCGACCTTAAAGAAATGAACGATGTGTTCGAGTCGTATTTCGGGGTGGTCGATCCGCCCGCCCGGACAACCTTTCAGGCAGGGGGGATCATCGCGGGCGCAAAGCTCGAAATTGAACTCACCGCCTTTATGCCTTAA
- a CDS encoding replication-associated recombination protein A yields MDLFGSADEGAGKADSSGSRPISPKPADKSAPLADRMRPRTIDEVVGQPHLLGPGKVLRRAIERDEVRSIIFWGPPGTGKTTLARIIATRTGAHFITLSAVLHGVKELRGSLDEARAMRRRGMRTILFIDEIHRFNKAQQDGLLPAVEDGTVILIGATTENPSFELIAALLSRSRVFVLEALDEAAILSLMEAALGDTERGLGSAGLRIEDDALRRIASLSSGDARSALNILELAAAIALDESAISGGTDSAPTIGEAEVAEAAQRRTLLYDKTGEEHYNIISALHKTLRSSDPDAALYWLGRMLEAGEDPMYILRRLVRFATEDVGLADPQALTLAMAAQQAFHFIGLPEGKLAIAELTVYLAAAPKSDAVYRAYGRVKRAIDEHPAESVPKHLRNAPTNLMKELDYGKGYQHAHQFDDAVVEMEGLPDGLRGERFYRPGDRGFEVEIARRMSNREDILAERMGRTMGVPEEPPTKDMRPTDPAMPGRRAKKPRDPAE; encoded by the coding sequence ATGGATCTTTTTGGCTCGGCGGATGAGGGTGCAGGCAAGGCGGACTCATCTGGTAGTCGGCCAATCAGCCCTAAGCCTGCAGACAAATCCGCTCCCCTGGCCGACCGCATGCGCCCGCGCACTATTGATGAAGTGGTGGGTCAGCCTCATCTTCTTGGCCCGGGCAAAGTTCTTCGCCGCGCCATCGAGCGAGACGAGGTGCGCTCGATTATTTTCTGGGGCCCGCCCGGCACCGGCAAGACCACCCTTGCGCGCATCATTGCCACTCGCACCGGCGCGCACTTCATCACCCTCTCTGCCGTCCTTCATGGGGTAAAGGAGCTTCGGGGCAGTCTCGATGAGGCCCGCGCCATGCGTCGCCGGGGAATGCGCACGATTTTGTTTATTGACGAGATACATCGTTTCAACAAGGCCCAGCAGGACGGCCTTCTCCCGGCGGTGGAAGACGGCACCGTCATTCTTATCGGCGCAACGACCGAGAACCCCTCGTTCGAGCTTATCGCGGCCCTCCTTTCGCGCTCGCGCGTTTTTGTTTTAGAGGCCCTGGATGAGGCGGCAATTCTCTCGTTGATGGAAGCTGCGCTGGGTGACACAGAGCGCGGGCTGGGCTCTGCCGGTCTCCGCATAGAGGACGATGCTCTGCGCCGCATCGCCTCGCTCTCTAGTGGTGATGCCCGATCGGCGCTCAATATACTAGAGCTTGCCGCTGCCATTGCGCTTGATGAATCCGCCATCTCTGGCGGCACGGACAGCGCTCCCACCATCGGCGAGGCAGAGGTGGCCGAGGCCGCCCAGCGGCGCACCCTTCTCTACGACAAAACCGGCGAGGAGCACTACAACATCATTAGCGCCCTTCATAAAACGCTTCGAAGCTCGGACCCCGACGCCGCGCTTTACTGGCTGGGCCGGATGCTTGAGGCGGGCGAGGACCCGATGTACATCCTCAGGCGGCTGGTTCGCTTTGCCACCGAGGATGTGGGGCTTGCCGATCCCCAGGCGCTCACCCTCGCCATGGCCGCCCAGCAGGCGTTTCATTTTATCGGTCTGCCCGAGGGTAAACTCGCCATAGCCGAGCTCACCGTCTACCTCGCCGCTGCGCCCAAGAGCGATGCCGTCTATCGTGCCTATGGCAGAGTTAAGCGCGCCATCGACGAGCATCCGGCCGAATCCGTGCCCAAACATTTGCGAAATGCGCCAACGAACTTGATGAAAGAGCTTGACTACGGAAAGGGCTATCAACATGCCCACCAGTTTGATGACGCTGTTGTCGAGATGGAGGGCTTGCCCGATGGCTTGCGGGGCGAGCGTTTCTACCGCCCAGGAGATAGGGGCTTTGAGGTCGAGATTGCCCGGCGGATGAGCAACCGCGAGGATATTCTCGCCGAGCGCATGGGGCGCACAATGGGCGTTCCCGAGGAGCCACCCACTAAAGACATGCGCCCCACGGACCCGGCCATGCCCGGTCGTAGAGCCAAAAAGCCCCGAGATCCTGCGGAGTAG
- a CDS encoding pentapeptide repeat-containing protein, which yields MLAYPPIFFRIFLSVLIAACIFLTVPAAVAADRAGAGFKTGQKIDPAQRNFKGARLKAADLSGKNLTGADFREADLRTADLSGANLKGADFRGANLFWANLRNTNLNNADLRGASLRRVHLGGASLKGARLERVDLREAGFGLANFKNANLTRSDLRDAYIEDTNFSGARLVEASLRGAFFIGSKFAGADMKNADLTGAILKETDLRGAKNLDQTQIDAACPGEGTKLPRHIERREYYPACESWK from the coding sequence ATGCTCGCGTATCCTCCCATTTTCTTTCGCATTTTTCTTTCCGTATTGATCGCCGCGTGTATTTTCCTCACGGTGCCTGCCGCCGTAGCCGCCGACAGGGCCGGGGCCGGATTCAAAACCGGGCAGAAAATCGACCCCGCCCAGCGCAATTTCAAGGGCGCTCGCTTAAAGGCGGCAGATCTGAGCGGGAAAAATTTAACTGGAGCCGATTTTCGAGAAGCCGACCTTCGCACCGCCGATTTGAGCGGAGCTAATTTAAAAGGCGCAGATTTTCGGGGGGCCAATCTTTTCTGGGCGAACTTGCGAAACACTAACCTTAATAACGCCGATTTAAGAGGGGCAAGCCTCAGGCGGGTTCACCTTGGCGGGGCAAGCCTTAAGGGTGCGCGCCTTGAAAGGGTCGATCTCAGGGAAGCCGGATTCGGTTTGGCTAATTTCAAAAATGCCAACCTCACGCGATCGGATCTGCGAGACGCTTATATTGAGGACACGAACTTCTCCGGGGCCCGGCTCGTAGAGGCTAGCCTCCGTGGGGCCTTCTTTATTGGGTCCAAATTCGCAGGGGCCGACATGAAAAATGCCGATCTCACCGGAGCCATTTTAAAAGAAACTGACCTTCGAGGAGCCAAGAACCTCGACCAGACCCAAATTGACGCCGCCTGCCCCGGCGAGGGAACAAAACTTCCCCGGCACATCGAGCGGCGCGAGTATTATCCTGCGTGTGAGAGTTGGAAGTAA
- a CDS encoding aldo/keto reductase has translation MEYRTLGKTGLKVSEIGFGTGGISELMVGDDHAGQLRAVRDAALAGVTYFDTASGYGKGKSEANLGRALKAAGGEPVLATKIRLGPDELEDPRGATIASVEASLERLGRESVDVIQIHNYIAPDREWPVGITALDVEDVLGAGGVIEGFKELRDRGKVSFFGFTGIGDPASLIALAECGEFHTVQAYFNLLNPSAGHRAPDDFSAIDYRQLIDRATEAGLGVLVIRVLALGALTADPGLLGFLENTPPLLSVGSEFDKDARRAGALAWLTQKDMTIAQAAIRFALMKEGVSSVLVGFSNAEQLEEAATCSGAGGLDNETMERLQAIWENNFS, from the coding sequence ATGGAATACCGCACGCTGGGAAAGACCGGCCTTAAAGTCTCGGAGATTGGCTTCGGGACGGGGGGCATCAGCGAGCTGATGGTGGGGGACGACCATGCGGGGCAGTTGCGGGCTGTGAGAGACGCGGCCCTTGCGGGCGTCACCTATTTCGACACGGCATCGGGCTACGGCAAAGGAAAATCCGAGGCCAATCTGGGCCGCGCCTTAAAGGCGGCAGGCGGCGAGCCTGTTCTCGCCACCAAGATTCGCCTCGGGCCCGATGAGCTTGAAGATCCGCGCGGGGCCACCATCGCCTCGGTCGAGGCGAGCTTAGAGCGGCTCGGGCGCGAGTCGGTGGACGTGATTCAGATTCACAACTACATCGCCCCGGACAGAGAATGGCCGGTGGGCATTACTGCGCTCGATGTGGAGGACGTCCTCGGCGCGGGGGGCGTTATCGAGGGCTTTAAAGAGCTAAGAGACCGGGGGAAGGTAAGTTTTTTCGGCTTCACCGGCATCGGCGATCCCGCCTCATTAATCGCGCTGGCCGAATGCGGCGAGTTCCACACCGTGCAGGCATACTTTAACCTACTCAACCCGAGTGCCGGGCACCGGGCGCCCGATGATTTTAGTGCAATCGACTACCGCCAGCTTATCGACCGCGCGACTGAAGCCGGCCTCGGGGTGCTGGTGATTCGCGTCCTGGCGCTCGGGGCGCTCACCGCCGATCCAGGGCTGCTCGGCTTTTTGGAGAACACGCCGCCCCTTCTCTCGGTGGGCTCTGAGTTCGACAAGGACGCCCGCCGGGCCGGGGCTTTGGCTTGGCTCACTCAAAAGGACATGACTATCGCCCAGGCGGCCATCCGTTTTGCCCTGATGAAAGAGGGGGTCTCATCGGTGCTGGTGGGTTTTTCAAACGCCGAGCAACTGGAAGAGGCCGCCACTTGCTCCGGCGCTGGCGGCCTTGATAATGAAACGATGGAAAGGCTCCAGGCCATCTGGGAAAATAATTTTTCCTGA
- a CDS encoding pentapeptide repeat-containing protein, giving the protein MVDENEAALLDDGYGENYREPTDEEMKILLAHHQWAESKAKEGGEEQGERADLSGADLRGLDFDSPSLRGDNFESLNLAEIVLADADLSGAFLGGVNLRHSYLQNTNFENANFHVRKSLLGTKGYNPEDHIGKTILQGALLWRTNFRNANLTGVALQKAEIFEANLEGANLSSAFLQGADLRDSNLEGASLRKVKAGQGTGPAELTNLHRANLKSADLSDASLSQADLGEANLEGADLSRADLQHANLLGAGLLSSNLQNADLTGAEGVLADQFAQCNVSGAKLPGEINNFEDSLETLKETSMSAKKIFLTMLLACVYSLLTIFSTGDEKLITNSSSSPLPIIQVGVPIADFYFVAPMILLVIFFYFHLYLQKMWHHLAKLPAVFPDGTPLDDKAYPWLLTQRVRAHFPILQKSGRPPLSHLQGFISILLAWWAVPVTVAVFWLWYLRTHDPVYIAFHISFLTIAVISAAHFQRLARNTLRHEPIRYVKDWKKLETYKNILDRVHRLFAGAVAVAVLALFVSDRAITQSPDALIPLALKIIGGRAHLKLTDKDVSTKPPNWARDRALAAIAERSTTKKSNERKTNKNKFELISGAQLRGEDLSHSSASGAYLVKANLLDAKLQNSNLRSTNLRWADLEGANLMKANLREANLRGANLRKTILRGADLMKADLRGVDLRKTKKLTQKQIDYACVDKSTKLPPHIKRLNTYPGCKFWKDK; this is encoded by the coding sequence ATGGTTGATGAAAACGAAGCTGCTTTGCTCGACGACGGATACGGCGAAAATTACCGGGAACCAACCGATGAAGAAATGAAAATTCTCTTGGCCCATCACCAATGGGCCGAATCCAAGGCAAAAGAAGGCGGAGAGGAACAAGGCGAGCGAGCCGACCTCAGCGGTGCCGACCTTCGAGGACTTGATTTCGATAGTCCCAGCCTTCGTGGAGACAATTTCGAGAGCCTGAACCTCGCGGAAATCGTCCTGGCGGACGCCGATCTGAGTGGCGCTTTTCTCGGTGGGGTCAACCTCCGGCACAGCTATCTTCAAAACACGAATTTCGAGAACGCCAATTTTCACGTCCGAAAAAGTTTATTAGGCACCAAAGGCTATAATCCCGAAGACCACATCGGAAAAACCATTCTCCAGGGAGCCCTTCTCTGGCGAACGAATTTCCGAAATGCCAACCTCACCGGCGTGGCGCTCCAGAAAGCAGAAATTTTCGAGGCTAATCTTGAAGGCGCCAATTTGTCCTCGGCGTTTCTTCAGGGAGCCGATCTGCGGGATTCAAACCTTGAGGGCGCATCTCTTCGAAAAGTAAAAGCGGGACAGGGGACGGGGCCTGCGGAGCTTACCAACCTACACCGTGCGAATCTAAAATCCGCCGACCTCAGCGATGCCAGCCTCTCCCAAGCCGATCTGGGTGAGGCGAATCTCGAAGGGGCGGACCTATCCCGGGCCGATCTTCAACATGCCAATTTGCTCGGTGCTGGGCTTCTAAGTTCCAACCTACAGAACGCCGACCTCACCGGGGCCGAGGGCGTACTCGCAGATCAGTTCGCGCAATGCAACGTCTCGGGCGCGAAGCTGCCCGGGGAAATAAACAACTTCGAGGACAGCCTCGAAACCCTCAAGGAAACCTCGATGAGCGCGAAGAAGATTTTCCTGACAATGCTCCTGGCCTGCGTCTACTCGCTCCTGACGATATTCAGCACCGGGGACGAAAAGCTCATCACGAATTCATCCTCCTCCCCGCTCCCCATCATCCAGGTCGGGGTTCCCATCGCGGATTTTTACTTCGTCGCCCCGATGATCCTTCTCGTCATCTTTTTCTATTTTCATCTGTATCTACAGAAAATGTGGCACCACCTCGCGAAACTCCCCGCCGTGTTCCCGGACGGCACCCCGCTCGACGATAAGGCCTATCCCTGGCTGCTCACCCAGCGGGTGCGGGCCCACTTTCCGATACTGCAAAAAAGCGGCCGCCCTCCGCTGTCCCACCTCCAGGGCTTTATATCCATCCTGCTCGCCTGGTGGGCCGTCCCCGTAACGGTCGCCGTTTTCTGGCTCTGGTATTTGAGAACGCACGATCCGGTGTACATCGCGTTTCACATTTCTTTCTTAACCATCGCCGTCATCTCCGCCGCACATTTCCAGCGGCTGGCGAGAAATACGCTCCGCCACGAGCCCATCCGGTACGTGAAAGATTGGAAAAAACTTGAAACTTACAAAAATATCCTGGACAGAGTGCACAGGCTTTTTGCCGGGGCAGTGGCGGTGGCGGTCCTCGCGTTGTTCGTTTCCGACAGGGCGATCACCCAAAGTCCGGATGCTTTAATTCCGCTTGCCCTGAAAATAATAGGCGGCCGGGCACATCTGAAACTGACTGACAAGGACGTTTCCACCAAACCCCCGAACTGGGCGCGGGACCGGGCGCTTGCGGCCATCGCCGAAAGATCAACCACCAAAAAATCAAACGAACGCAAGACGAATAAAAATAAATTCGAGCTGATTTCGGGCGCTCAACTCCGTGGCGAGGATTTATCGCACTCCTCGGCGTCCGGTGCATATCTTGTGAAAGCAAATTTACTTGACGCAAAACTCCAAAACTCCAATCTTAGAAGTACCAATCTCAGGTGGGCCGATCTTGAAGGGGCTAATCTCATGAAGGCCAATCTCAGGGAGGCCAATCTCAGGGGGGCCAATCTCAGGAAGACCATTCTCAGGGGGGCCGATCTCATGAAGGCCGATCTCAGGGGAGTAGACCTCCGAAAAACAAAAAAACTTACCCAAAAACAGATTGACTACGCCTGTGTGGACAAAAGCACGAAGCTCCCGCCGCATATCAAAAGACTAAACACCTACCCCGGATGTAAATTTTGGAAGGATAAATAG